In Epinephelus lanceolatus isolate andai-2023 chromosome 13, ASM4190304v1, whole genome shotgun sequence, the following are encoded in one genomic region:
- the LOC144466523 gene encoding uncharacterized protein LOC144466523, with the protein MNLSTCAKAYTQINYRRNGSLRKAKLDCQNSPNLDACSAGSSQVATIDQNVGSSPEPENQKELNSVLWKLRANHNHNVLSVPHEEHCPLYSYSRCKKLGIDFNVGSGVKQNLDPKLLTNGIMAEICTFAIALLSAKKYFITEILEYNFHLNFNNELHRSAFAQQTRDRIRVMSAYKTPIPMKMPFELPDMRFIQEPTYEKGAYCPRCYPKREHKLQQEETGHMHYPRPHTMTNDVSANANCKAQKLTKDPSSTFAAIKEKIMDRYPLCNKIGLSLCVNKDQPKDKLDMCVLTLGIMVEIAKFARELCATKSNIISAVLEHNFSVGMQRQEIDTVNLFCRLMPQKDVQLTWFSEMFVSQPCFHRKEVEGRKLSTKESWHYKQRRKDPYCQVTIQESKHQRQIIRLKYQ; encoded by the coding sequence ATGAATCTGTCAACCTGTGCAAAAGCCTACACGCAAATAAATTACAGGAGAAATGGTTCCCTAAGAAAGGCAAAACTGGATTGTCAGAACAGCCCAAATTTAGATGCATGTAGTGCTGGTTCTTCCCAGGTTGCAACCATAGACCAAAATGTAGGCAGTTCCCCTGAACCTGAAAACCAAAAGGAGCTAAATTCAGTGCTGTGGAAACTGCGGGCCAATCATAATCACAACGTCCTCTCAGTACCTCATGAGGAACATTGCCCACTTTATTCTTACTCCAGATGCAAGAAATTAGGCATTGATTTCAATGTAGGATCTGGAGTAAAACAGAATCTTGATCCCAAATTATTGACCAATGGCATCATGGCTGAAATTTGCACTTTTGCTATAGCATTGCTGTCagccaaaaaatatttcatcACAGAGATACTGGAGTACAATTTTCATCTGAATTTCAACAATGAGCTGCATCGCAGTGCCTTTGCACAGCAAACGAGGGATAGAATTAGAGTGATGAGTGCATATAAAACTCCCATTCCAATGAAAATGCCTTTTGAGCTCCCTGACATGAGGTTCATACAAGAACCTACATATGAGAAAGGTGCATATTGCCCTAGATGCTATCCAAAGAGAGAACATAAGCTTCAGCAGGAAGAAACTGGTCACATGCATTATCCTCGTCCACATACCATGACTAATGACGTTTCTGCTAATGCAAATTGCAAAGCACAAAAGTTAACAAAGGATCCTTCCTCTACCTTTGCAGCAATAAAGGAGAAAATAATGGACCGCTACCCTCTTTGCAATAAAATAGGTTTGAGCCTGTGTGTGAACAAAGACCAACCAAAAGACAAACTTGACATGTGTGTATTGACACTTGGGATTATGGTTGAAATTGCTAAATTTGCCAGAGAACTGTGTGCAACAAAAAGCAACATCATCAGTGCAGTCCTTGAGCACAACTTCAGTGTTGGCATGCAGAGGCAGGAGATAGATACGGTTAATCTGTTCTGTAGATTGATGCCACAAAAGGATGTTCAGCTCACCTGGTTCAGTGAAATGTTTGTTTCTcagccatgttttcacagaaagGAAGTAGAAGGAAGGAAACTATCAACAAAAGAAAGCTGGCACTACAAACAAAGGAGGAAGGACCCATACTGCCAAGTCACAATACAAGAGTCAAAACATCAAAGACAGATCATCAGATTAAAGTACCAGTAA